The nucleotide sequence AATAATGTTGCGGCTTAAACCGCCTAATTGGGAAAGGTTTTTCCAGAGCCCTCTTTTGGAAGCAACCTTTGGAGGGGGAGAGGCCAATGTAGCCGTCGGATTAGCCCGATTTGGCTTGAATGTAGCTTATGTTTCGGTGATTCCTGATAATGCTATTGGAGATGCTTGCATCAGAGAACTAAAAAGACAGAATATTGATACTTCTCTTATCATGAGAAAAGGAAATAGATTGGGTATCTACTTTTTAGAGGCTGGGGCCAACCAAAGACCTTCTGTAGTTATTTACGATCGTTCTCATTCAGCCATTGCTGAAACAAGTCCCGGTGATATTAATTGGGATAAAGTATTTGAGGGAGCAAGTTGGTTTCATATTTCCGGAATTACGCCAGCTATTTCTCTTTCGGCTTCAGAACTTTCCTTAGAAGCAGTAAAAAAAGCCCAGGAAAAGGGACTCACTATTTCCTGTGATCTTAACTTTAGAAAAAAATTATGGCAATATGGGAAATCAGCTATTGAGGTAATGAATGAATTGGTAAAATATGTGGATATTGCCCTAGGGAATGAAGAGGACTGCCAGAAATCTTTAGGAGTGAAGGTAGATATTAACGTAGAGTCGGGAAAGCTGCAAGCTGAAAAATATAGAGAATTAACTGAACAAGTACTGGAACTGTATCCCAATATAAAAAAAATAGCCATTACACTAAGAGAAAGCCATTCTGCAGATGACAATGGCTGGGCGGCAGTGCTGAATAATCGAAAAGAATTTTATATTTCTAGGAAGTATGAAATTCATGATATTGTCGACAGAGTGGGAGGGGGAGATACTTTTGCGGCAGGCTTAATCTATGGTTTTAATAACTTGCATAATGATCAAGAGGCTCTTGAATTTGCGGTAGCGGCATCTTGCCTTAAACATTCTATTCCTGGCGATTTGCCTCTGCTTTCGCTGAAGGAAGTAGAAAGTTTAATGGGGGGAGCTTCCTCGGGGCGAGTCCAGCGGTAAAAGAGAGTAATAAAAAAGGTTAAAGCCGATTCTCACCGGATGATTAGGACGAAATTTAGGTATGGCTTTAAAGGGGAGGTGATAAGCTGAGAGAAATAATATAAAAAGTAAATTTTGTAACTAACATTATTAGTTCAATGTTAAATAAAATTAATTAGGAGGAAAGATGAGATGAAAAAACTAAGTATAATTTTGTTAATGACTGTAATATTAATATCGATATGTTCTTTGATGGTATCTGCGGAGGCGAAATATGTGCTGAAGTTTAACCATGTACTTTCTCCCAATGAACCCTATCATCAGGGTTTTCTAAATTGGGCTGAACGAGTTAAAGAAAGAACAAATGGTGGATTAGAGATCCAAGTTTTCCATAGTGCACAGTTGGGTGTTGAAGAGGACATCATAGAACAGATTCGCCAGGGTGTTAATGTGGGACAGAATACCGATTCAGCACGCCTGGGAAATTATGTTCCCGGAATTGCAGTAATGAATGGTCCCTATTTTGTAAATAGTATTGAAGATGTTGTAAAACTAAATCAGCTTCCTACTGTGAAACAATGGAATGAAGAATTGGCTACCAAATATGGGTTAAAGGTTCTTTCTTTTAATTGGGTGCAGGGTTTCAGACATTTTATGACCAATAAGCCTATCAGATCACCTGAAGATTTAAAAGGACTTCGTATCAGGACCCCCCCTGCTCCTATCTGGCAGGAATCTGTGAGAGCACTGGGTGCAGTACCCACAGCTATTAATTTCGGAGAAATCTATACGGCATTACAACAGAAAGCAGCGGACGGGGCGGAATTGGTTTACGCTAATATCTTTGGTGCCAATCTATTTGAGGTACTGAAATATGTTAGCGAAACCAAGCATTTTCTGCTGATAAACTTTGAAGTGGTAAGTGCCAAATGGTTTGACAGCCTTCCTGAAGAATATCAGAAAATATTGATTGAAGAATGTGATCGGGCTGGATTGGAAACTTCTTATGGAATGGAAGAAGGGATTCCTGATTTCAGAAAACGGGCAGTGGAAAAAGGCATGACAATCATTCAAGATGTTGATATAGAGGCATTTAAAGAGGCAGGAAAGGCTGCTTATGAAGTACTGGGTATTGCCGACGTGAGAGAACAGATCATTAAGGAATTAGAAGCTTTACCATAGTTGACATCTTGTTTTGTCTATCACTATAAACAACAGTTTTGTGATAATAAGAGGGCAAAGCTATTTACTAATATTGGAGCAAAGGTAAACATGCTTTGCCCTCATTTTACCAAAGTTATTATTAAAACATCCATTATATCTATCATACTTTTCTTATAACGATTATGAAATTTGTTTTCAATTAACCAAAACAGACAAAAAGGCGAATCATTTTAAAGCGGATCCATACGAATATTTGGATCCACTGAACTTATTATCCTTTTACTGACAGATAGGGGGTATTTACTTGATTAAATTTAAACAAGCTTATGAATTTATCGGTCATGCAGAGAATTTTTTATCCAGCTTTTTTTTCATTGTGATGGTAGTGATTATATTTGCAGCAGGGTTTGGAAGGAGTATTGGTTATCCTATTGGATGGGCAATGGATACCTCGACCTTTCTTTTTGCCTGGGCAGTATTCTTCAGCGCCGATATTGCCATGAGAAAAAATCGGCACGTAAGAGTAGAAATATTAGTAAACAAATTACCCAAAAAAATTCAAAGTTATATTACTTTACTTAATTATGTCATCATCGTTGTCTTTCTAGTTTTCCTTATTATATATGGTATCAAGCTTTGTTTTATTACCAGATTCAGGGCTTATCAGGGCATTCCAGGATTTAGTTATACCTGGGTTACCTTAAGTATTCCTGTTGGATGTACATCTCTTCTTGTAACTATTCTGCTTAAGATATGGAATTTGATTAAAAGTGAGAAGATTCAAATATTTAAGATGAAATAAAGCCATAGTGCGATATGATCACCATGATTGACAAAACGATTAAATGATCCCGAGTACTTACTAAGGAGGAATGATAATGTTACTTGTCTTTATTTTATTTGCTGTTTTTCTGTTGTTGGGTATGCCGGTAGCTTTTGCCATAGGAATATCGGGATTTGTCTTTTTTATCCAGCAGCCAACCCTGCCGTTTACCATGCCGGTTCAATTAATCCTTTCACAAACCCAAAATTTTACTTTACTTGCCATTCCTACGTTTATCTTTGCCGGTAATTTGATGAATAACACCGGAATAACTAAAAGACTTGTCAGATTATCTTCGGATTTAGTCGGGCATAAACCAGGCGCTCTAGCCCAAACCAGTGTGGTGATGAGCACCATGATGGGTGGTGTTTCAGGTTCGGCTATTGCGGATGCTTCTATGGAGTCACGCATATTAGGACCGGATATGACTAAACAAGGCTATGCTCGTGGCTATTCGGCAGGGATAAACGGGTTTTCAGCATTAATTACCATATCGATTCCACCTAGCATTGGTATGGTATTATACGGAAGTATTGGTGAAGTCTCCATTGGACGCCTTTTTGCCGGCGGAATTGTTCCCGGTCTTTTAATGATGCTTTTTTTAATGGTTACCGTATCAATTACCGCAAAAAAAAGAGGTTATCTTCCGCAGAATAAGGAGAGGGTGCCTGCAAAAGAGATGATAGCTACATTTCTGAGTAGTATCTGGGCAATTTTATTCCCGATTATTCTGTTAGTGAGTTTGAGATTAGGTCTGTTGCTCCCATCAGAAGCCGGAGCTCTCGCTTGTGTCTATGCCTTTGCCGTAGGCTTGGTTGTCTATCGTGAATTAACCTGGGAAAAGTTTAAAAGTGCAATTTATAATACTATACTGGATGTTGGTATGATTATGTATTTAATCGCCCTATCAGGTCTGGTGAGTTATGGAATTACCTGGGAGATGATACCGCAATTATTATCTCAATATCTTTTGGGATTAAGCGAAAATCCTTTAATTATTACCTTCATTATTTTACTATTTCTCTTATTTTTGGGGACTGTCATGGATTCCACGGTTATTATTTTATTATTGACTTCCATTCTGGTTCCCATTATGAAAGCACTGGGTGTAAATTTAGTATTTTTTGGGGTTGTCATGGTCATTACCTGTGCTATCGGTTTGTTAACTCCACCGGTAGGAGTGGCCATGTATTCTGTTTGTTCTATCATGGATTGTTCCATAGGTGAATTTGTGAAGGAAAGTTGGCCTTTTTTCTTAGCTGTCGTGTTTGTGGTATTATTATGCGTATTCTTCCCGGGCATTGTTACTTTTGTTCCCGACCTGATTTTTGGGTAAAATGAATACAATGAAGATTAGATAGAAACATAAACTATAAACATATCATTTGAAAAGGAGACTGCTCTATGTCTAATAAAAAGTTTAAAATCATCATTACAGATTGTGATCATCCGTCTGTGGAAATAGAAAAGAAAATATTGAGTGAAATTAATCCGGAGCTTACTCTGGAAACTTGTACAACAGAAGAAGATGTAATAGCAGTAGCGTCAGATGCCGATGGAATTATCAATCAATATGCTCCCTTTACCAGGAAAGTAATTAAGTCATTAAAGTGTTGTAAAATAATTGCTCGCTATGGCGTAGGGGTAGACAATATCGATGTTGAAGCAGCTACCGAACATAATATTATTGTGGCTAATGTTCCCGATTATTGTGTTGATGAAGTTTCTACTCATAGTATAGCCCTAATTTTAGCATGTGCCCGAGGGATAGCTTTATTGGATAGAAAAGTACGAGAAAAAAAGTGGGATTTTACCCTGGCTAAACCTCTCTTTCGAACCCAAGGGAAAACTTTAGGTCTTTTTGGTTTAGGCAGGATTGCCAGGATGGTAGCACAAAAATCTTTGGGATTTGGCTTCAAAGTAATGGCTTATGATCCCTATGTATCTAAAGTTGATATAGGAGTAAAGCTGGTTGAACTTCCTCAGTTATTGACCAATTCGGATTTTATCTCAATTCATGTCCCATTAACAGATAAAACAAGACATTCTTTTGGAGAGAATGAGTTAAAATTAATGAAAAAAACTGCTTATTTGATCAATACTTCCCGTGGTCCAGTTATTAATGAAAAGGATCTCTACATAGCACTAAAGGAAAAATGGATTGCCGGTGCAGCTTTGGATGTAATGGAGAAGGAACCACCCGATTGGGAAGACCCTCTAGTAAAATTGGACAATATAATTATTACACCCCATATTTCTTTTTACTCAGAGGAATCCTATGTGGAGTTGAAGACTAAGGTTGCCGAGTCAGTTCGTGCAGTTTTAAAGGGAGGATTACCCAGGGCAATGGTTAATCCCCAGTTAACCAAAAGGAAGATTTTATAAGGAGGTAGGCAAATGGATTTAGTTGATAAAGTAGCCATAATAACCGGTGCTGGTAGAGGCATAGGAAAGGCTATAGCGATTGCATTAGCCCGGGAAGGAGCAAGCGTCATTATTAATGATGTTGATATTCAGACAGCTGAGAAAGTAACCAAGGAAATTAAATCCTTAGGTTGGAAAGCTTTGGCTATCCAGGTAGATGTTTCAGATAGCAAAGAAGTTAATCAAATGGTACAATCAGTTATTAAAAAATTTAAAAGAGTTGATATTTTGGTAAACAACGCAGCCATTATCAAGCGTGGCTTGATAGAGGATCTTAAGGAAGAAGATTGGGATAGAGTTATTGACGTAAATCTCAAAGGTGCTTTCAATTGTATGAAAGCGGTCGCGGGAATTATGAAAAAGCAGAGATACGGTAAAATAGTAAATATTTCCTCTATTGCAGGAAAGGTCGGAGATCTTGCCTCTGCCCCTTGTTATGGAGCCTCTAAGGCAGGCATGATTTGCCTGGCAAAGTCATTAGCCAGAGAGTTAGCCCCCTATAACATAAATGTTAATGTTGTTGCACCCCATGCCATTAAAACAGATATGAGCAAGGAATGGTCAGAGGAAAAAAGAAGAAGTATTATTGCTGATATACCACTTGGCCGAATGGGCGAACCTGAGGATATAGCAGAAGCAGTAGTATTCTTGGTTTCAGATAAAGCAAAATTTATCACCGGAGAAGTCCTGGATGTCAATGGTGGATATTTAATGGATTAATAGGGGAGGGATTGGGATTAAATCTCTCAGCCAGTACATGTTTATTTTTAGTAAGCAATGAAGGGAGATTATACTTATGGACAATTCTATCCGAATTGGAATTGTTGGTTGCGGTTTTGCTGCCGAATTTCATTACACTGCCTATCAGCGGGTAACGGATATAGATATAGAAGTAGTTGGAATTACTTCACTTACCAGGGAACACCGTAAAGATTTTGCGAAAAAACGTGGAATTAAGTCTTTTGATTCCCTAGAAGAAATGCTTCCCGAGGTAAATGTTATTGATGTTTGTACTCCGGGATATGTTCATGAAGAAGTTTCTATAACCTCTTTAGAGGCAGGAAAACATATAGTAGTTGAAAAACCTTTTACGGGATACTTTGGGTCTCAAGAAGATAAGAATTTTAAAGGGAATAAATTTTCCAAGGGAAAGATGTTAGAAAGCGCAGTTGCTAGTGCGAGACGTATTATTGCAGCAGCTTTAAAGAGTAAGAAAAAACTTTGCTATGCAGAAAATTGGATTTATGCACCGGCAATTCAGAAAGAGGCTGAAATTATTACTAAAACCAAAGGGCAAATTTTATGGGCTTTGGGAGATCAATCACATTCAGGAAGTCTTTCTCCGGCTTATGGAATATGGAGATTATCAGGAGGAGGATCGATGGTAGGCAAGAGCTGCCATCCTTTAACCGCTGTATTATATCTGAAACAGATAGAGGGTCTTGCTCGTAATGGTAAAGCTATTCGTCCGCAGACAGTTAGCGCTCGGACTCATGAGATAACCCGGAATCCAAAGTTTATTGATAAAGGTTTTTTAAGAACTGATTATGAAGATATTGAAGATTACTGTCAACTTCATGTAATTTTTAATGACGGTATGATTGCTGATATTTTTGCTTCGGAATTAGTCATGGGAGGTGTACATAATTGGTTGGAGATTTTCGCGAATAATCATAGAACTAAGTGTAATCTAAGCCCTGTTAATGCAATGGAACTATACAATCCCCAAGAAGAACAACTTAAAGATGTATACGTGATGGAGAAGATTGGGACCAAACAAGGATGGTCTCATCCTACGCCAGATGAAAACTTTATGTTTGGTTATCCACAGGAGATTCAGGATTTTATGGAAGCGATTGCTACCGATCGTGAACCGAAGTCGGGAATGCTGGCAGCAAGTGATGTAGTGAGTGTTCTATATGCTGCCTACCTTTCAGCGGAATGCAAAGGAACTGAAGTTGAGATACGGCTTGACCCTTCCATATAAGTGTGTAAGATTTTGGAAGTTTTAATATAGGAGAATATTATGATAAATAATTTGGAAGTAAATGAAAAGAAAAAACGAATCAGGAATCTTATGAGTAAATTGAATCTTGATGCTATTCTTCTAAGGAAACATTGTAACTTTTCTTGGTTAACTTGTGGCGGAATTAATTATGTCAGTATAGCAACGGAAATGGGATCCGCCTCTCTTTTAATTACTGGGAATGAAGAATATGTTATTTGCAATAATATTGAGGCAGAACGCATTGAGAAAGAAGAGAAACTTTCGGAACAGGGTTATCAAATTAAATCTTTTAAGTGGTACGAGGATCGGGAAGGAAAAATGGTCGAAGAAATTACTCAAGGTGGAAAAGTCGGTTGTGATGGTGATTTTTCAAGGACCATAAATATTTCGAACGATTTAAATCCTCTTCGCTATTCTCTTACTTCATGGGAAGTCGAAAGATATAAAGAAGTCGGCTATCTTACTTCCAAGGCTATCGAAGAAACTGCTGAAACAATAATACCAGGCAATAAGGAATGTGAAATTGTCGGAAGACTTGCAGAAAGATTGTGGTATGATCGTTTAGATTATATTACCACATTTTGCGCTGCGGATGAGCGAATTTCTTACTTTAGGCATCCTATTGCTTCAGAAAAGAAAATTAATAAAAGAGCAATGCTCTGTGTCAATGCCCGGAAATGGGGATTAATTATATCTCTTACCAGATTTGTACAATTTGGTAAAGTTCCAGATGAGTTAAGAAAGAAATACGACGCCAATGTCTATATTGATTGTGTTCTAATGGCAAATACCATACCGGGAAAACCGGTGGTCGAAGCTTTTGAAAAAGGGATAGAAGCATATAAAGAGGTGGGATATCCTGAAGAATACCAACTTCATCATCAAGGGGGAGCTATTGGTTATAACGGAAGAGATTATAAAGTAAATTTCCAAACGAAAGAGGTGGTACAGGAAAATCAAGGATTTACCTGGAACCCATCTATTACCGGTAGTAAAAGTGAAGATACTATGCTGGCTACTTCTGATGGTCCGTTACTTTTATCCAAACCTATAATCTTCCCCAAATTAGAAATAAAAATAGGAGGTGATTATATCTTTATAAGACCTGATATTCTGGAAAGATAGTTAAATTATCAATAAATAATTTGGATAAAAAATTATTAAAAGGAGGTATCTAATGAAAATTTTTATGAAGAGCAAGAAATTGATTGTTTGCATAACTGTGATTACTTTACTGTGTCTCGTGCTTATCCCCGAGATTTTAGCTCAAGAAGCTTACCCTTCTCACGAGATAGAGCTGATGATCCCCTGGAGTATTGGCGGCGGAACGGATATAGCATTCAGGACTTTTATTTCCATACTTCCCAAATACTTAAAAGTTCCGGTTATGATTGTTAACCGACCTGGGGGAGGAGCTGTTCCGGGATATGCGGAAGCAATGCAAAAGAAGCCGGATGGATATTATATCCTTGCCTGGGCTACACCTTCACTCACCAAAACTCACATGAGTGTTACCCCTTATGATTATAAAACCTTCGATCCGATTATTAATTTGGTCAATGCTCCCTGCTGGATTTTAGTTCCAAACGATTCACCCTTCCAGAATTTAAATGATTTTGTTAAGGCAGCAAAGGAAAAGCCCGGTGAGGTTACCATTGGTAATGCAGGAGCAGGCGGTGGAACACACATGATTGCCTTAGCATTTGAACAAGTGGCGGGAGTTAGTTTTAATCATGTACCTTATCAAGGAGGAGGTCCGGCACTGGTTGGAGTAATGGGATCACATGTTGATTCTGCAATTCTTTCTCCTCCCGAGGGAGTAGCACAGATGGAGGCTGGGGGATTAAGGTGTCTGGCTATTTTTTCTAAAGATCGACTGGAAGATTTCCCGGATGTTCCCACAGCAATAGAACAAGGGGTTGATTTTACCCTGGGACAGTGGAGAGGTCTTGCAGCTCCTAAAGGCACCGATCCAGCAAAGATAAAGGTTATCCATGATGCTTTTAAAGCCACTATGGAGGATCCTGATTTTCTCACCCTTGCCAAAAAGGCAGGAATACTCCTCGAGTATAAGGGGACTGAAGAGTTTACCAAATGGGTTGAAGAGCAAAATGAGTTCTATAAAAATTTAATTATAAATAATAAACTAGGCGATAAGTATAAATAATAATTAGAGATTGTTTGAAAGGTGATAGATAACTAAACACTTATCACCTTTCAAACTAAAAACCAGAAGGAATTAATGGGTAAAAAAGAGATTTTATTAAGTATTTTTTTTATGATAATTTCCATGGCAATTTATTTTTTAACTTTTCAGTTTCCCAAACAAACTGTTGCTCTATCACCCAAAGTATTTCCCCAGTTTGTTAGTGTAGGTCTATTCCTGCTTTCTTTGATACTCTTATTACAAGGGATATCCGGGGCCAAAAAGGAGTCCGAACAAAAGAAAGTAAAGTCGGATTTAAATAAAACAGTTCTTATTAAAATACTGATCATGATAATCTTAGCCTTTTTATATCTACGAATTCTTCCTTTGGCCGGTTACTTAATAGCCACTCCATTATTTTTAGCAGGCTCCATGCTTCTTTTTAATGAAAAAAGGTGGTTTTTGATTGTGACTATTTCAATATTTGCTACGGTTTTGTTCTACATTTTATTTAGAATAGTATTTAGAATTCCTCTACCACGCTTTAATCTTTTTTAATCTTTTTTACAAGGTGATCTAAATGTCGGAAATTATACAAGGATTCTTATATGTTTTGTATCCTTTTCACTTTATATTTCTTTTTTTAGGAGTAGCTGGTGGAATTATTGTGGGAGCTATACCGGGATTGACGGGTTCAGTCGGAATAATTTTACTCCTTCCCCTTGTTTATCGTTTAGATGCAAGCACTGCCATGGTCATGCTCTGCGGAATGTTCTGTGGAGCAATATACGGAGGGTCAATATCTGCTATCCTTCTCTCTATCCCTGGAACTCCTTCTGCTGCCGCAACAGTGCTCGATGGATATCCCTTAGCTCAGAAGGGAGAAGCGGGAAAAGCAATTGGAATTGCTACAATTGCCTCAACAACCGGAGGAA is from Candidatus Atribacteria bacterium and encodes:
- a CDS encoding 3-oxoacyl-ACP reductase FabG, which codes for MDLVDKVAIITGAGRGIGKAIAIALAREGASVIINDVDIQTAEKVTKEIKSLGWKALAIQVDVSDSKEVNQMVQSVIKKFKRVDILVNNAAIIKRGLIEDLKEEDWDRVIDVNLKGAFNCMKAVAGIMKKQRYGKIVNISSIAGKVGDLASAPCYGASKAGMICLAKSLARELAPYNINVNVVAPHAIKTDMSKEWSEEKRRSIIADIPLGRMGEPEDIAEAVVFLVSDKAKFITGEVLDVNGGYLMD
- a CDS encoding peptidase M24; the encoded protein is MINNLEVNEKKKRIRNLMSKLNLDAILLRKHCNFSWLTCGGINYVSIATEMGSASLLITGNEEYVICNNIEAERIEKEEKLSEQGYQIKSFKWYEDREGKMVEEITQGGKVGCDGDFSRTINISNDLNPLRYSLTSWEVERYKEVGYLTSKAIEETAETIIPGNKECEIVGRLAERLWYDRLDYITTFCAADERISYFRHPIASEKKINKRAMLCVNARKWGLIISLTRFVQFGKVPDELRKKYDANVYIDCVLMANTIPGKPVVEAFEKGIEAYKEVGYPEEYQLHHQGGAIGYNGRDYKVNFQTKEVVQENQGFTWNPSITGSKSEDTMLATSDGPLLLSKPIIFPKLEIKIGGDYIFIRPDILER
- a CDS encoding TRAP transporter large permease subunit, producing the protein MLLVFILFAVFLLLGMPVAFAIGISGFVFFIQQPTLPFTMPVQLILSQTQNFTLLAIPTFIFAGNLMNNTGITKRLVRLSSDLVGHKPGALAQTSVVMSTMMGGVSGSAIADASMESRILGPDMTKQGYARGYSAGINGFSALITISIPPSIGMVLYGSIGEVSIGRLFAGGIVPGLLMMLFLMVTVSITAKKRGYLPQNKERVPAKEMIATFLSSIWAILFPIILLVSLRLGLLLPSEAGALACVYAFAVGLVVYRELTWEKFKSAIYNTILDVGMIMYLIALSGLVSYGITWEMIPQLLSQYLLGLSENPLIITFIILLFLLFLGTVMDSTVIILLLTSILVPIMKALGVNLVFFGVVMVITCAIGLLTPPVGVAMYSVCSIMDCSIGEFVKESWPFFLAVVFVVLLCVFFPGIVTFVPDLIFG
- a CDS encoding C-terminal binding protein, with amino-acid sequence MSNKKFKIIITDCDHPSVEIEKKILSEINPELTLETCTTEEDVIAVASDADGIINQYAPFTRKVIKSLKCCKIIARYGVGVDNIDVEAATEHNIIVANVPDYCVDEVSTHSIALILACARGIALLDRKVREKKWDFTLAKPLFRTQGKTLGLFGLGRIARMVAQKSLGFGFKVMAYDPYVSKVDIGVKLVELPQLLTNSDFISIHVPLTDKTRHSFGENELKLMKKTAYLINTSRGPVINEKDLYIALKEKWIAGAALDVMEKEPPDWEDPLVKLDNIIITPHISFYSEESYVELKTKVAESVRAVLKGGLPRAMVNPQLTKRKIL
- a CDS encoding sugar kinase, whose translation is MKKYITFGEIMLRLKPPNWERFFQSPLLEATFGGGEANVAVGLARFGLNVAYVSVIPDNAIGDACIRELKRQNIDTSLIMRKGNRLGIYFLEAGANQRPSVVIYDRSHSAIAETSPGDINWDKVFEGASWFHISGITPAISLSASELSLEAVKKAQEKGLTISCDLNFRKKLWQYGKSAIEVMNELVKYVDIALGNEEDCQKSLGVKVDINVESGKLQAEKYRELTEQVLELYPNIKKIAITLRESHSADDNGWAAVLNNRKEFYISRKYEIHDIVDRVGGGDTFAAGLIYGFNNLHNDQEALEFAVAASCLKHSIPGDLPLLSLKEVESLMGGASSGRVQR
- a CDS encoding C4-dicarboxylate ABC transporter; amino-acid sequence: MKKLSIILLMTVILISICSLMVSAEAKYVLKFNHVLSPNEPYHQGFLNWAERVKERTNGGLEIQVFHSAQLGVEEDIIEQIRQGVNVGQNTDSARLGNYVPGIAVMNGPYFVNSIEDVVKLNQLPTVKQWNEELATKYGLKVLSFNWVQGFRHFMTNKPIRSPEDLKGLRIRTPPAPIWQESVRALGAVPTAINFGEIYTALQQKAADGAELVYANIFGANLFEVLKYVSETKHFLLINFEVVSAKWFDSLPEEYQKILIEECDRAGLETSYGMEEGIPDFRKRAVEKGMTIIQDVDIEAFKEAGKAAYEVLGIADVREQIIKELEALP
- a CDS encoding Gfo/Idh/MocA family oxidoreductase, producing the protein MDNSIRIGIVGCGFAAEFHYTAYQRVTDIDIEVVGITSLTREHRKDFAKKRGIKSFDSLEEMLPEVNVIDVCTPGYVHEEVSITSLEAGKHIVVEKPFTGYFGSQEDKNFKGNKFSKGKMLESAVASARRIIAAALKSKKKLCYAENWIYAPAIQKEAEIITKTKGQILWALGDQSHSGSLSPAYGIWRLSGGGSMVGKSCHPLTAVLYLKQIEGLARNGKAIRPQTVSARTHEITRNPKFIDKGFLRTDYEDIEDYCQLHVIFNDGMIADIFASELVMGGVHNWLEIFANNHRTKCNLSPVNAMELYNPQEEQLKDVYVMEKIGTKQGWSHPTPDENFMFGYPQEIQDFMEAIATDREPKSGMLAASDVVSVLYAAYLSAECKGTEVEIRLDPSI
- a CDS encoding tripartite tricarboxylate transporter substrate binding protein, yielding MKSKKLIVCITVITLLCLVLIPEILAQEAYPSHEIELMIPWSIGGGTDIAFRTFISILPKYLKVPVMIVNRPGGGAVPGYAEAMQKKPDGYYILAWATPSLTKTHMSVTPYDYKTFDPIINLVNAPCWILVPNDSPFQNLNDFVKAAKEKPGEVTIGNAGAGGGTHMIALAFEQVAGVSFNHVPYQGGGPALVGVMGSHVDSAILSPPEGVAQMEAGGLRCLAIFSKDRLEDFPDVPTAIEQGVDFTLGQWRGLAAPKGTDPAKIKVIHDAFKATMEDPDFLTLAKKAGILLEYKGTEEFTKWVEEQNEFYKNLIINNKLGDKYK
- a CDS encoding TRAP transporter small permease: MVVIIFAAGFGRSIGYPIGWAMDTSTFLFAWAVFFSADIAMRKNRHVRVEILVNKLPKKIQSYITLLNYVIIVVFLVFLIIYGIKLCFITRFRAYQGIPGFSYTWVTLSIPVGCTSLLVTILLKIWNLIKSEKIQIFKMK
- a CDS encoding tripartite tricarboxylate transporter TctB family protein; amino-acid sequence: MGKKEILLSIFFMIISMAIYFLTFQFPKQTVALSPKVFPQFVSVGLFLLSLILLLQGISGAKKESEQKKVKSDLNKTVLIKILIMIILAFLYLRILPLAGYLIATPLFLAGSMLLFNEKRWFLIVTISIFATVLFYILFRIVFRIPLPRFNLF